AAAATagttttacctttttattttcgttttcgTATTTATGGACTGTTTTCTGGCTTTGGGATTTTGGGCTGCTTGATTTGGGGGCCGCTGCTCTTTCGTACGTGCCGGTTTGAAGCGTGTGGCGgctatataaatataatttttttttctctaaatttccAGGGATACAACTTGTAAGGACTCAGCAATTAGTGTCTTTggtttaaatatatcaaattctGGCAGATTAATTCAATTACTATgggtattattattaatgtaataGAAGGTAGATTCAAATGTCTTAAAgcttaaatgaaattattcaaaaatatatattaaatttccttatatttgaaattaaatttatatctaCTAAGTTAAACTGATTTCACCAAATTGATTTGGTTTgatcaatttaatcaatttgacCTAACTTTTACTAATTCCTAGCAATTTGGATAGaactattataaaattttcaaatttactacGAATAAATCCTAAGATTGTTTATACGTTTTGGTACAATATGATAtgttatacacatatataattttatacataaaaattaatttaatttaatttctacataTCGATAATGTCATTTTACATGTACATAGTACAtctacaaataattttatttaatttttaatatatacaatttaataaaattaatgtttcatatATGCGAATCCCAATGGTAGCCTATTAGTTGGGTATTCATCTACCTTACAAATAATTAGAGTTTCAATTATCATTGTaccaatttttttcatatatacatttaaataaaattaaaagatcaacaaaattcaacttaaaaaatttcacatgaaatcataattttaaaatttatcccaatTTACAACTGAAAAGTAATTATACTGTTCGAAAAAAAATAGCCCAATTTACAACTGTAAAGTTATTATACcgttggaaaataaaaattatagtaaataccaagagcaaaaatataattaattccacaattaaaaaaaaaagaagctctTTCTTATCTGGGTTAATTTAGTAAActtggactaaattttaaattgatctcttttaattaaatccttatgatatttatattgtttttattgaatCATCAATTTAGGCATTAAATACCTATTCAAATATACCATGCATTATTTTTAAGGTACAATgatcaaaatgtaaatatgTGTATACTCATTACATAAATATCTTAGATTTGACGTGTTAAAAACACAACGTTATTAGATTTaggataatatattttattatgttctATCCAAATTGTTCATAGGATAATTATACACTTGCTTGCAATTTAACccatatgttttaaatatattttgtgcTAAATTTGAATTAGAATTTATCACTAAacctaaaagtaaaaaaatagttaaaataaaatattttactattcatctattttaaatttaatctctagaaaagaaaagagtgcATGATACCACAAATTACTTTTGAATAAATCTTTAAAACCATATTATAGAACTATAGCATTTCGTGATTCATTGGTACATCAACTTTGATTCTCTATTAACCAATAATCTGAGACCATTAACATGGTTAAGGCCAAACCCGTTTGAAGTTCAGATGCAACAGGGTACTCTTTCTACTACTATGTTactaaatatagaaatattttcaaaataaaaatattttttcgatATAAAACACTCATGTTGATAAAACGATTTGGGCCCCTTTTTTCAATGCTGAATCGATGACCTATGTATAAAGGGAGAAGAATTCTTTgaatttgaaggaaaaaaaagaaacaactttGCTGACAAATTACAATTATACATTATACAATTCTAAGTACAATTAGAAATTCcaaattatatgtaaattatttatttattatttattattatactttttagtttttgatatattttctattttggtaaGAATAATCCTCCGAATACTCGGTCTTGGATGATGGTTTACTTCTTGGATTTAAGAATGTAAGTCTAACTGTTATTgctattaaaattcttttattaaatttagatttattatagGGTTTTTTTACATGGTTATCAAGgtgtgttttatttttggaaataaaaaagatggactaaatttcaaatgtgtgaaaagtacaaggatttagAGCAAAGACAAAAGGAAGTTATACAATGctccaaattaaacattttatttgcaaaatcaatcaattattgaaataaactaTCATCATGAATCTGTAGAATCCCTTTTTAGCAAAGCTTTTTCACATTTAAAAGAAGGGTTACAGGCATGAGGTATTACTATCAGGTCAATTATTGGAATTGGTTTTCCATGGTTGTTTAAAAGTGTTAAGATAGGAGATGTAGAACCAAAGAATATTTCTTCTTTTGACTGTTTCTCTCAAAGTCTTCGATTTTTGGAATCTGATTCTGCCACCCCAAAAAGATGAAATTTGATTCATTATATCAGTTAACAAAGACTCGAAACTTTTCAGGTAAATGCTATGAAAGTGCCATATATACAAGTGAGATATGGCTAAACTGATAACCACACTGCTttgaatcatttattttctttgaggCTGTAATAAACAAAAAATCTTGATAAGAAGAACAGTGTAGCATGTTGAATGTTTGTTTTGCTTTATTCCGATTCATCTTCGGAAAGTGCGAAAAATCCTCTTCACCATGCTCATTGCGCTGAGAGGATTCTTGTTAATAACAGCAACTTGCTTTCCATTACTAGGGTATCTACTGGTGAGTGTTACCTTCTTCTCCAACACATTCACCAAAACTGAGTCTGTCTCTGCCAATCAAAGAAGGAATACATACAGTTGATTACATTATTGTATTTGAGAAgacaattttaaaacaaaagtacCCTTCATTCTTGACATTATGTGTGCTATTCTCCTTTGACACTCTGCACACTGAATATCGGCTGAGAGAACAACTTGGTGGACCTGTTCTCACCaaacataaaacacaaaacacaaaacacaaaacactACAGTTCATTAATAAAAGAGAATACAACAAGAGatagaaaaaaagagagtactAACAAGTGGCATAGATAAGGATTCAACAGAGGCAAGGCTACTTCCAGGAAGCAATAGGCTTTTTGGgttgttaagttcaatttttgtGACCTCCTCCTTGGCTTGACCAGGATGAAACATGGTTTCTTTTATCCCTTAATGTAAACACTCAAAGGTCTTCATACAGGAGAAAGAAGGTAACAGGGTTCAATCTGGAGCTGCAACcaaagtgaaaataaaaggaatggAAAAAGATATAGGAACAGCAGCTCCTGCTGTAACTCAACTACAACTGATGGTGCAAGCCCATCTTTTGGAGATGCTACAATTTGGAGGGTGAAGAAAGAGCATCTTAAACTGgtaaaggggaaaaaaagggtCTTTTTAATGCTTAGTTCAAGAAGATGCTTCATTCATGGAGGGTACCCCACATTCTACTTTTATCCTCATTTTGTTTTTCTCATCCGTAATAATTCTTTAAAGAAGTTGCTTGTGAGACCAAATTCGTATCAATGTCCCACTTTTAATCCATCATGACAAAGATTAGGTAACCACAAGGAGATTTGCTTTAGAATGAGACACAgactcttcaaaattttaggaGGATACATCTTAATATGACAAAACTATAATCTTGAAAAGGCaggataatataatataatgacAATGAAATTCAACTTAAACCTAGGATGCTATTTACTGCTGTTAAACTTTCAAAAGGATAGAAGTGTTTCTATCTGCTTCCCTTTGGAGTGCATTCTTATAATTGCCCATTTTCTAGCTTAACGTCTGGGAATTGTAGCATTAATTAATAGCAATCCTTTATTAGAAGTCATAATCGTTTAATTCCTAATAATCAAATGTAAAGTGATGAAGACAGGGAATAAGCTCCTTAACCGAGATGATTACGACATGGATTAATCACTGGACCTACCATTGTCGCTGTTCTGCTACGGTGTGATACTCGTCACAAATTATCAGAAAAAGTCTGCATAGTTGTGCAATTGGCAAGAGCCAAGATTCGACAAAATtcccaaccaaccaaacattCAGTTGCGCCCATATCTGTCAAAACAACCCGCATCACATGTCGATTGTCGAGTATCCATGCAATGCTTTGAGCTCATGGTTGAAACATGCAACAAAATAAacgtgtacatatatatatatatatatatatctctttTTACCCTACAATGATATACAGACTACATAAAATCAGAATCTTCAAGCAACAATCTAAAAATAGCCTAAACGTGGATCGGACTTTGCAAGACGCAAAGATAGATGCCATTGACTTCTCAAAAGAACATTTCCAACAAAACATTGCGTACGGGAGGTGCACTATGTacatgaaggaaaataaaatccaatgagggaaaaaaaaaaaaaaaccaactcCAAAATCTCCACTGAGAATGGGTCGATCACCTAGTCATAACCAAGCTTGCTAGAGGCGGCACTACTGAAGAACTGAATAATGGATCACCCATGTACTTGCAGTTATCATTATCAACGTTTATTGACGAAGGGTTTATAAATCTCTCACAAGTAACCAATCCTGAGGTGGCTTTTATGACATTTCTACTGTAATTCAGCTTCTGTACACAGGTCGTATTCCTTCTCTTCCTTGATGACTTCCACTTCAACCGGGAAAGCAAATCATCCTTTGAAAGATCTGGTACAACAACTACCACATCTTTTGCCCCAACACTTCCTGGTTCTACAGGAGAATCATTACAATCTGTGCCATCAGCACCGTACTGTACACCGTCACAAATGGTGGTGTCTTCCACATTGCAATCATAAGATTTTCCTTCAACTTGCTTCCGGCCCCTAAATATGGAATTCACAAGATCATGCCTCTCCTTAATATTTATCCAACGATTTCCAATCCATTCCCGAGATTGCCTTACATCCCC
The nucleotide sequence above comes from Gossypium raimondii isolate GPD5lz chromosome 13, ASM2569854v1, whole genome shotgun sequence. Encoded proteins:
- the LOC105782201 gene encoding uncharacterized protein LOC105782201 isoform X2 — encoded protein: MFHPGQAKEEVTKIELNNPKSLLLPGSSLASVESLSMPLVHQVVLSADIQCAECQRRIAHIMSRMKDSVLVNVLEKKVTLTSRYPSNGKQVAVINKNPLSAMSMVKRIFRTFRR
- the LOC105782201 gene encoding uncharacterized protein LOC105782201 isoform X1: MFHPGQAKEEVTKIELNNPKSLLLPGSSLASVESLSMPLVHQVVLSADIQCAECQRRIAHIMSRMKETDSVLVNVLEKKVTLTSRYPSNGKQVAVINKNPLSAMSMVKRIFRTFRR